DNA sequence from the Malus domestica chromosome 11, GDT2T_hap1 genome:
TGCCACTGTTAGGTATTCAAGCGATACTTCAcatgtcataatataagtggaggaaatgatatattttttctGTTTTACTCCACCTATTTTATGACTCTAGTTGTACCCGCTTGAATACCGAACACTTcgtaaaaatttctccaagtaGGAAGGGGACTTCACATATAAAACAGAGTCTTCCAGAGACAAATTACATTGGTAACAGATGGGGATACATTAATCAAATGAGCTACTAGATGACCAGTGATTACTACCCATCGATGAATTCCAAAGGACCTTTATGCATAGGACCACGACCCCTTTGGTATTAGGTTTTAGTTTTCATTGAGCATGCAGATACAGTAGAGTGCAAGTACAACTCATAGCCCAAGCCAATAATGCACTCACGTTACTTAGtcaaaatatttcaaaaaaaaaggaactttgCATCTGCAAAGAACCCTAGGAGGAGACAGCAATGGGGATGATGATGACAACCTACCAGAACACACGAAAATTCAAGTAAATGTGGGCAAATGTGGTGGATTTATGAGGAAGTGAGAGCCACCATTCAatcaaagagaagaaaatgatggaaaAGTCGATGGCAGATGACCGGCATGTGGGCATTGCCAGACCACCCATCCACATCTCTTACACATTCATAGATAAGATTGTGCCCTTTTTACATGACAAAGACCCCCATCTTTCACTTGTTTTTTGACAAAGACCCTATTCTTTTTACTTGATTCATTTGTGCCTAGGGTGGGAGCAAGGGAATTTAATTGGAATGAATACGAGAGGCAAGAATACGAGTTGTTTGGTGGGATTAGCACCTCATACACATTCACTAttagttgtgtgtgtgtgtttttgtttGTCGTAAGAGACGAAACAAACTCATCATATCATATATAGCCCATTGTTCTCGTCATTTTGAAATCTGGTTTAGTAGTCTATCAAAATTTAATCACATTTTTGAATGACGATGACCAAATTCCAATTGAATTGTAATAAAATTGTCATAAACAAATTTAGTGGATGGAGAGTTTATATATCGAACCTCTTTCAACCTTCAGAACAAAAGTACCACAAGATTAATATATAGTTAATATATTTACTCTGAGGTGGATTTATGTATTACTCTTTGCTCATACAAtcattttgagagagagagagatggattgGCACCCCCTTCTATGTTAACAAACCCCACCAAATTCgaacttatatttttattttttttattttataaatatctTCCAAATTGAAATGATACAATTCAAAAACCATATGAACCCAACAAATATCAGTCATAttgcaaaaaagagaagaaaaatagatAACCTTTACATTATGGACAAGCGCATACCTATCAGAGAAaaatttaagtagaaatgaACGATCAGCTCATCGGTAGGGAGCACCAGTAACAAGAGTATGACTTTGATCTCAATATATCCAATTGCCCAAAGTTAGGCGTCTGATCAGGCAGGCTTATCGAGATTATTCTCTAGCCGGTCCAAAATTTTGGCAAGtgaaaaaagaataataaaaagagttgaaaaaataGTATTTGACTTTGAATGATTGATGGACCACAGAATTGAATAGGGTATCGGCTTGTTGCTGTAGATTATTAcaacttgaaaataaaaacaGTGACAAAAATTAATGAAGTCATGAAGAAAAGCACGtgatccaaataattaattaaaatttgaggACCATATTCTAATAAGGACTGTTTGATGAACTAATTTGAGCAGCACTCGTAAGCAAAAATAggtaaaaaaaacacttaaaatgaaGCAGTTAGAGTGCTTTTGagattcaaaaatattttttctaaaaacactttcaattattttataaCCACGTCCAAAAGAATTGCAAGATGGGAGTGTAATGATAGCAGCAGCCATGGAATGTTTACTCATCACTTGAGACAAAAACATGTGCAATCAATCTTTTGCTTTATCGCTGAAAACATTGTCCTCTTTTCAGGCTCCCCCTTTTCCTTTTACCCTTTTTGCACATGCCTGAGAGCAACTCATTTCCGGAACCGGATCCCTTGCAGATCCAATAAAATTGAGTTTGCGGAATTCGGacagttgaaatttgattcaacagttACAAATAGAAAAttatctaaaagttataataattataaccattgaatcaaatttcagcAGATCAGAACACCTCCTCAGCAGGCTCAATATATATGGATTCGAAAGAGATCCGGTTCCCACACATCCAACTTCCCACAGCATGTCccaaaatataatattacaAATTACAGTAAACAACCATTTAATTTACAGATTTTGCAAAACCAGATCGACCGTTGAATTTCTAatctaaaaacaaacaaaaattaaaaactaaaggatgatattttatattttaatttggaTTATGATTTAAAAAGCGCGCCAAATGaaaacttcaatttttttttttgttttcccttTGCTTTTAGAAGACCAACTTCCTACAAGGCGCCGAAACTTTGATATAACTGGTGGGAAAAGCGGCGAGATCTCGGATCGTTTCCCCGATCAAGTCCTTGAAAATGAGCCGTTCGATGTCCAAAACGGCGTCGGACATTTCGATGGAGCAACCTCCCCATCCGTTGATCGCGTCGCCGGCAAGGTCCTTTTTCAACATCCCGCATATGACCTCGAACAAGTCCTCGGAGTCGTCCCTCTCCCGGATTCTCTGAAACTCGGACCAAGTTTCGGGCAAGGAAGTCTGCCACGAGACCGCCTTCCACGGCGGCAAGTGACGGTTTCGGTCTAGAATTTCGGTGACGGTGTCGAAAATGATCCTTCTCTCGAGTGTTGACTCTTTGGAGGTCTCTTTTCCCTTGAAATGTTGCTTCTTTTCTAGTAATAGGAAAATGTCGGAGTCTTCCGGTAAGTAAGTGGAAGCCCGCAAGATCTCCGATACGTAGACGAAATCGCTGTCTTCGGATTCGGACTCAGTGCCCCACATTGCCTCCCCCCATATGTCTTCCATTTCAACTGTTTCAtcaaaccaaaaattaaattaaattaaattcaacAACCAAACCAAACAAACCAAATTAAAATCCCTAATTACTAATAACCATAGCAAATGTCACGCTTCAATTCTGTACGGACTATCATACATGAcactaaggggtggtttgggagtgaggtgcttaaaaaaaaaaaaacacccatgaaaaaaagttgtgagggttttaggtgtttggtaaactaaaaaaaatgggtttattttggaagctgttgtgagaataagctgaaattaaaggaaaaagctgaagctgctatttgcagctttggaaaactggttttttttcgaagcacacggagctacaatgctcttttaatgaaaatacctATTATcggactgtttttttttttttttccaaaagcacttttacaaaaaaatttatcaaacattctgctgatttatttcacaaccgcttattctcacagcagttttttttcaaaacacatcaataccaaaccagccctaaatttGGTGGGTCATTGTCGTCGATTACAGTTAGGGGTATAACAAAACGGGGTCGTTTTCGGCCAGCATCACTATCACATAGTACAACACAACACAACCACCTACCGACATCCCGTTAAGATGGAAACACCAATCAAATCAATCCACGTGTGATTAAGCATAGGAAAAGGCTGAGGTGGAAGAGTTTGGATCCTGGATTTTTTTACGCCGATGTGCCAGGTATTTATTGGAAGGCATTGACTTTAACTGGAAATACTCACTGGGTGCAGAGTGCAGCACAAGAACAGGGTACTAGTAGACTAATGGTTAACCTAGAAGGCTAAAAGCAGAGCCTAGTTAAGTAGAGTACTCTTCTACACACAAATACTTACTATCTCAAGGccacgtaggcaacttgaataCCACTTTCTTGCAACCGAAATGTCACATTAGCCGAAATGTCACATTAgagatatttgaattgaaaCATGCGTGGTCAAGTTGGAATGCATGACATGACGGTGCGTGATTGAGTTTTCATGCAACTGGAATACCACACTAAAAACACATGGCATGACGATgcaaaatcaaactttcatgCAGCTAAATGACAAATTAGCAGCATCGCAAGCCAATCATGCATCGTCGTACAagtaagttttgttttgttaaacaAAGTTTTTTTGTTCCACCGAAGCTAAGCGGGCAATTTAAAACGCATGAAAATAATTGGTTTAGATAACGTGACGTCCCAAATGCAGGTAAGTGGGCAATCAAGTGGCCAATATATTGTTTACCTTTGAAATCAATGCTGCGTTTCATGACAGGCGAAGGCGACGATTCGTCCTTGTAAAACGACGAGTCGAGAACCGAGACAGGACTCGGTTGCAACTCAGCTATGCTGTGAAGCAACTTATCACACCTCTCCAACAAACTCCTCCCTTCTTTGTACTCTTCCGCCTTCCACCTCTGCAGGATTAATTAACCAAAACCGTTAATCATAATTTACTTAATTAACAAAAACTAATTACGTTAATTAAGCTTTTCATGATGATTAATGTACCTCTGTGTCGGCTTGTGACGAGGTGCTGTTCCTAATGCCGCTCTCTGACATGGTGGTGGACGATTCGTCCTCCGCCCGATGGAACACCTTTTCCTCACTTAGAGCAATCTCAACCGTTGGTTTCTTAATGTACCTGGGAGATCGATTCGTGGGCGTTTGATCTGGTCCTCTCGAACTGACTTTAGGAGAATGCACCGGAGATACTCTCCTCTGCTCCACCGAATCATTCCCCTTCCGCTGCGTTTCGATCGATAACGGTCCTCCTCTCCGACTCGGACTCCTCACGCCGCCCTCTCGCGCGGCAGGACTCCTCCCTCTAGTCTGGCTCCGTGCATTCTCCGGCCGGTCGCGCCTAGGACTCACCGCAGGTGATACCTCGCCGTTTCGGCGAACTCCGGCTCTCGACCTAAATCCCGAATTTGGCGGCGGCGAGTCGTTTCCGAATATGGCCGCGCGGTGAACCG
Encoded proteins:
- the LOC103448924 gene encoding protein LONGIFOLIA 1-like; this encodes MTTGRMVQEQNLEKQIEKQMGCMAGFLQIFDRHQLLNGKRLYSTKRLPPSATVVSSPESESAMSPEISKELEKQLQNETAPSPDRSKQSPSPTKDLRSPSPETRAPPSPEPHPKSPLPLPVFEFKEGTRSSWKFSREAPRLSLDSRATVDAKGSLYPREIRTNTAILTAGRSSADGGSDSDKQHRSPSVIARLMGLEPLQQSDPEPIKLRRSSSESRVNRDLNQYRFVDGNNYQQKQPPPQNVQGHNFSGNVGKDDRCSNRGSYPRQPDPKNNAKVQSKGMAQRKCFFNSADFFPEPKQRASVYNEIEKRLKMRGIDEPSKDLETLKEIFEALQLKGLLRSRKAANQINSRNFFYDRSFQSPTVVMKPSISPSSVHRAAIFGNDSPPPNSGFRSRAGVRRNGEVSPAVSPRRDRPENARSQTRGRSPAAREGGVRSPSRRGGPLSIETQRKGNDSVEQRRVSPVHSPKVSSRGPDQTPTNRSPRYIKKPTVEIALSEEKVFHRAEDESSTTMSESGIRNSTSSQADTERWKAEEYKEGRSLLERCDKLLHSIAELQPSPVSVLDSSFYKDESSPSPVMKRSIDFKVEMEDIWGEAMWGTESESEDSDFVYVSEILRASTYLPEDSDIFLLLEKKQHFKGKETSKESTLERRIIFDTVTEILDRNRHLPPWKAVSWQTSLPETWSEFQRIRERDDSEDLFEVICGMLKKDLAGDAINGWGGCSIEMSDAVLDIERLIFKDLIGETIRDLAAFPTSYIKVSAPCRKLVF